Part of the Thermococcus barossii genome is shown below.
CCCAGCATAAGGGCCAACAAGGGCAAGGGCAAGTGAGCCCTTGGTTCCTTTCTATTCTCTTCCAGGACGGGCGGTAGAGGGACAACGTAATGCCCATGGCAAAAGGCATACCCTTTAAGGTGTTCATTGGCTTTTTTGTCCTCACGCTTTTCCTGCCTATTCCCTCGGTTTCTGCGGCGTATTCGGGCGTGAAAATCACTACCAAAGTTGTTCCCGGAGACGATGATTTTTTCGTTGAGACCTCTGCATACGGTGTCTACCATCCGGGCGACACCCTAAGTGCTCCCAATCTCACCGAGGATGAATTTCCGTGGCAATCCTTCATGTTCTACGTCTCCAATGGGAGTTCGTACATTGTATGGCGGGGAGACTTTTCATCGAAGTTTCACGGGGCTTTCTACTCGAACGGCTCCTGGTATCTCCTTCTTCAGGGCGGCTATCCTCTCCTCAGGATAGATGGGAAGCCATTCTCACGGACTTATCCTTACAATTCAACATACACCTCGATAACGGTTTACAGAATTGAAAACGGATGTATAGAGCCAACATGGGTTATTCCCGCCTCGTCTCCTGGGGTTTTTGGCTCCGCAAGATTGGAGAACAGCACGATCATTATGTCATCATATTCTCAGGCTTCTGGGAGGGGATTTGTGGTAAGGGTGCCCTTAAAATCCTTTGAGAGATACATCTCAATAACCAACGCTTCTGCCTTTGCGGATTTGCTCTCGGCTGTAGGATTGCCCAACGGCGACGTTATTATCTTCTTTCCAGAGCTCTACTATTTCAGATCAAACGGGACAGTCTATGGAGGAATGTTTAGGAACGGCGGGTTCATCCCGATTTTTAGGGGAAACGAGACATACATTTTCCTCTATAACGGCTCCCTCAGTGCGGTTCCCATTGTGAGGGTGGATCTCAACCTCGGGAAAGTTTTTCCCGAGATCACAGCTCAGTACGAGCTCCGCACCTGCTACCAGAAGAACTCCACAGAGGTGCCGGTTTCCAGAACTCCCGCCGGGACGGCTTTATTGAGCCTTGGCATCGGCCTTGTAACTGGAACCATCATCGGATACCTGCTGAAAGGGTGGAGAAGGAAAAGTTAATGCGCAGGATGATGAGTTAGGCTCTTGAGGAGGATGCGTGGTTCCCTTATTCTTCCCGACTTTCGAGCTTTATCCTTTTGATTCCCAACTTGTCAAAGGCCTTGTCAAAGCTGATTATCGTCCCGCCGCACTTTGCCGCGTGGAGGGAATCGAAGGGATTGAGGCCGTGCTCCTTCATGTAGTAGGCCGCCCTGAGGTAGGCCTCATCTTCGATGTCCGTCATCGCCATGACTGCGGCCATGAGCTTTACCGGGTCGAGGCTGAACTTCTTCGAGAGTATCAGGAGTTCCATTAATGTCGCCTCGGAGGTCGTTATCTGACCCCGGTACCTCTCGTAGATTTTCCTGGCGTTTTCCTTGAGCCAGTCGCTGGGTTTCAGCAGGGCAAGGAAAAGATCTGTATCTGCGTAGACCATCTCACCCACCGGCGAGCCTCTCCGCTTCCTTCAGGATTTCCCTCCTCAGCTCTTCGATCGGAACGTCGGGGAGGCCCTTCCCGAGCTCTTCGAGTTCCTTTACCGGATCATCGGGCTTTGGGACTATGAGTATGCCATCATCGACCCTGACCAGGTAAACCTCCCTCGGTAGGTTTTCCCTGAGCTCCTTGGGGAGGTACAGCCTTCCCCTTGAATCCACCCTTGCCAGCATTTTCCCACCATTAGCTAATTAGTAGGATTCTATTTAAGTTTTTCCCACCAACGCGCGCGGCGGTTACCTTTTAAAGCGCGGCATCGAATCAACCCCGGTGAGGGCGATGGGAAAGATTAGAGCACACCACGTCAGGATAACCACCTTCATTCAGGCAACCGAAGACGAGGACAAGGTTCTGGAGGCGATAGCGACCTTCATCCCCGATGAAATAGACGACGATGACGTTCTCTTCGACGTGGACGAGACCACAGGCTTCTTCGGGAACCCAATTAAAGTGGTGAACGTCGAGATAAAGCGGAGCAGGGCGGTGAGGGCCTTCCTCGACCACTTCAGGGAACTGTTGAGCGAGGACGACAGGCGCTACCTCCTGGAACACCTTGATGAGAAGGTCGACGAGGAGGGCACCTTCTACGTCCGCTTCAACAAGCAGAAAGCGTATCTCGGCGAGCCGGAGATAGACGAGGGCGGCGACACCATCCAGGTCAGGATAAAGGTCAAGGCCTTCCCGATGAGGAAGGAGGCCGTGATGAAAGCCGTAAGGGAGTGGCTGGAGGAATGAGCGGGGAAGTGGAAGAGATCTCCTTCTCGCGCGAGCACTTCATCGAGATGGATGTGAGGAGCGAAGAGGCCTATGAGCTGGCCAAGGAGTGGTTCGACGAAGTGGTTTTCACGAAAAAGCTGGTTCTCGAAAGCTCTCCGAACTGGAGTGAGCTCAAAGAGGAGCTCAGGCTTCTCCGCGAGAGGTATGGAAGGGTGGCCCTTCTCATAGTCACGAAAAAGCCCAGCCTAATCCGCGAGGTGAAGAACCGCAACTTAAAGGCCCTCATCTACGTCCAGGGCGGAGATATGAGGGTGAACCGCTTTGCGCTGGAGAGCGGCGTCGATGCCCTGATAAGCCCCTGGCTCGGGAGGAAGGATCCCGGCTTCGACCACGTCCTGGCGAGGATAGCGGAAAAGCGGGGGGTTGCAGTGGGCTTTTCGCTCTCCCCCCTTCTCCGCGCGAATCCCTACGAGAGGGTTCAGCTCCTCCGCTTCATGGCGAAGACCTGGGAGCTGGTCAGGAAGTATCGCGTTCCCCGCTTCCTCACGGGCTCGGCTGAGAGCAAATGGGAGGTTCGCTCGCCGAGGGACTTGATGAGCCTTGGGATAAACATCGGAATGGAAATGCCCGAGGCGAGGGCGAGCCTGAACTTTCACCCCTTAAAAATTCTGAAAAAGTTTGAGGATTAACCCCAGAGGGCCGGGAAGTGCTCGGGCTCGTAGTCCTCCAGCTTTCCGTCGAGGTAGTCCTCGTAGCCCTTGAGGTCGAGCAGTCCGTGCCCGCTCAGGTTGAAGAGGATGACCTCGTCCTCCCCTTTCTTCTTCGCCTCCAGCGCCCGGTCGATGACGCCTTTAATGGCGTGGGCGCTCTCCGGGGCTGGTATTATGCCTTCCAGCTTTGCAAAGAGTTGGGCCGCCTGGAAAACCTCGTTCTGATGATAAGCTACCGGCTCGACCAGGCCGTGGTTTATGAGCACGCTCAGCGTCGGGGCTAAACCGTGATAGCGAAGTCCCCCGGCGTGAATCGGTGGGACGTAGTAGGTGTGGCCGAGGGTGTGCATCTTCATCTTTGGGGTGTAGCCGCCGGAATCGCCGAAGTCGTACTTGTAAACGCCACGCGTCATCGATGGAGCGGCCCTGGGCTCGACCGCTATGAACTCGTAGTCGGCCTTTCCTGTCAGGACTTCCCTGACGAACGGGTAAGCGAGACCTGCGAAGTTGCTTCCACCACCGACGCAGCCGACTATCACGTCCGGCCCCTCGAACTCCTCCATCTGCTCCATCGCCTCAAGGCCAATAACGGCCTGGTGCATTAGGACGTGATTCAGAACACTCCCGAGGGCGTAGCGGGCCTTTTCGTCACTCAAAACGTCCTCAATGGCCTCGCTTATCGCTATCCCCAGCCCGCCGGGGTGGTTCGGATCCTCAGCGAGGAACTTCCTCCCTATCTCCGTCCTGTCGCTCGGGCTCGGATAGATCTCAGCACCGTAGAGGCGCATTATCGTCTTCCTGTAGGGCTTCTGGAAGTAGCTGGCGCGAGCCATGTAAACGCGAACCTTCAATCCGAGGAGCGCTCCGGCCAGACTCAAGGCCGTTCCCCACTGTCCTGCCCCTGTCTCGGTGACGAGTCTCTCTATCCCCTGTTCCCTAGCGTAGTACGCCTGGGCCAGGGCGGTGTTTATCTTGTGGCTCCCCGTCACCGTTGCCCCCTCGTACTTGAAGTAAATCCTTGCCGGCGTTCCGAGGGCCTTCTCAAGGTTCGTGGCCCTGAAGAGCGGCGTTGGGCGACCGATTTTGGCGTAGAGCTCGCGAACCTCCTTCGGTATCTCGATGTACCTTTCCCTGCTCATCTCCTGCCTTACGAGCTCCTCCGCGAAAATCCTCAACAGCTTCTCGGGCTCCATCGGCTCCTCCGTCTCAGGGTCGAGGGGCGGTGCCAGCTCCTCCGGGAGGTCCGGCAGGATGTTGTACCATCTCTTGGGTATCCTTGAATCAGGCAGAACGGCTTTCATTCCAACACCTCCTTGGTTTTGAGAAGTCCCAAAAACGAGGGAATAACGAGCGTGAGGGCTAAGCTAAGGGTTTTCCCGCTGGAGGGGCCAAAAGCAATCCCTCCTCATGCTAAGGTCTCCAAAAACGATCCCGCCTAACCGCTATCCCGGGTCTCAAGAAGCGCCCGCTAGAGCCAAAAACAATCACTCCTGGCAATCATGGTGCATCACTAACCAGATGCGCTCTTCCTTTAATAGGTTTTCGGCCGGTTTTCTGGCAGTTGGACAAAAAGTTGACGGAAGGGAGGGCCTGGAGCGTCACCGTGACTGGG
Proteins encoded:
- a CDS encoding AbrB/MazE/SpoVT family DNA-binding domain-containing protein; this encodes MLARVDSRGRLYLPKELRENLPREVYLVRVDDGILIVPKPDDPVKELEELGKGLPDVPIEELRREILKEAERLAGG
- a CDS encoding Ribonuclease P protein component 3, producing the protein MSGEVEEISFSREHFIEMDVRSEEAYELAKEWFDEVVFTKKLVLESSPNWSELKEELRLLRERYGRVALLIVTKKPSLIREVKNRNLKALIYVQGGDMRVNRFALESGVDALISPWLGRKDPGFDHVLARIAEKRGVAVGFSLSPLLRANPYERVQLLRFMAKTWELVRKYRVPRFLTGSAESKWEVRSPRDLMSLGINIGMEMPEARASLNFHPLKILKKFED
- a CDS encoding type II toxin-antitoxin system VapC family toxin produces the protein MVYADTDLFLALLKPSDWLKENARKIYERYRGQITTSEATLMELLILSKKFSLDPVKLMAAVMAMTDIEDEAYLRAAYYMKEHGLNPFDSLHAAKCGGTIISFDKAFDKLGIKRIKLESREE
- a CDS encoding TrpB-like pyridoxal phosphate-dependent enzyme; this encodes MKAVLPDSRIPKRWYNILPDLPEELAPPLDPETEEPMEPEKLLRIFAEELVRQEMSRERYIEIPKEVRELYAKIGRPTPLFRATNLEKALGTPARIYFKYEGATVTGSHKINTALAQAYYAREQGIERLVTETGAGQWGTALSLAGALLGLKVRVYMARASYFQKPYRKTIMRLYGAEIYPSPSDRTEIGRKFLAEDPNHPGGLGIAISEAIEDVLSDEKARYALGSVLNHVLMHQAVIGLEAMEQMEEFEGPDVIVGCVGGGSNFAGLAYPFVREVLTGKADYEFIAVEPRAAPSMTRGVYKYDFGDSGGYTPKMKMHTLGHTYYVPPIHAGGLRYHGLAPTLSVLINHGLVEPVAYHQNEVFQAAQLFAKLEGIIPAPESAHAIKGVIDRALEAKKKGEDEVILFNLSGHGLLDLKGYEDYLDGKLEDYEPEHFPALWG
- a CDS encoding RNA-binding protein; its protein translation is MGKIRAHHVRITTFIQATEDEDKVLEAIATFIPDEIDDDDVLFDVDETTGFFGNPIKVVNVEIKRSRAVRAFLDHFRELLSEDDRRYLLEHLDEKVDEEGTFYVRFNKQKAYLGEPEIDEGGDTIQVRIKVKAFPMRKEAVMKAVREWLEE